ttttaaattaaatttttttcaaactaTGGCCTACTTTTGGGAGTTGATATCaataatttttactttttcttgtTGGGCTGAACATAAGCTTTTActgtttttaataataaaactcAAATTGGATCAAATGTTGTTGAATTGCCAAAAGGTTTACAACTTTGTTTCGAACAAAAATATTGCCTACTTTTGGGAGTTTATGACAGTATTTTGGCATTGAGTTTATGTTAAACCCTTAAACCTTCTTTTGTTAACTGCTTTAAACCACAAGCAAGTCACGAAGTAGATTGGAATTGGGATTAAAACGAGAATGTTTTAAATTCTgcttaaatataatttttattgcaCGAATAAGAACAGTGACAAATCACACCCAGTGTATATAGTATAGCTGCTGCTGTCTCGTACTTATtttggtttatatatattttgttgttttcttttttttttttttgttctgtctgcgttaatttgcataaattgtattacatttgccttttgccatttccattttcattttcatttggaAATTCCTGCTGGGCTggcttttccttttccttttttctgttttcttacGTTTTTACCATCTACTTCTTCGACTGCGACACCGTCAACGACAACGACTCAGACTCAGACAAAGGGATGCCGCGTACGTCTTTTAGCCTTGATGGGATACTCGTAACCCTCGAAATCGTCATCAAGCTCATCCTCCGGATGATTATggtgctgatgatgatgatgatggctgCTACTGCGACTGCTATGATGCTTTTTCGGCTCATGATGATGCTCCTTGACCGGCACGGGTATGGGTAGTGGCACTTTCTTAATGACCGTTTTCGTATGGACATGTGTGTGATGTTTCACTGGCACATGAATCCGTATCCTAGAGAATGAGAATGGTAAGAGTCAGTGCTAGTTGAATAGGAAATGTTCTTTGGCAATTTCCGCGCTTACTTTAGCTTGTCCTTTGATGGATGGCCGTTTGTCAGTGCAAACATCATGCAAGTGATAAACAGCAAGCTTAATGCCTgcagaaaataataaaaagaaaaaaaaaacacaaaaaataaagataaagaCCAATAATGATTACACAATTACGATGAGTAgatatatatctttatataggtatctctctatatataaaGATAAGTATTCCCCATGCCAATACAATTAGCATAATTTGAGTACTTTTATGATTATGATTGGCTACCAAATCGCATTTTGATTGAATCTGTCCCGCTTGGTTGATAACTCCCCCTCATTAGGTTAAAgctttttatagatttttttaaGTAAAGAACACACCAGTCCTTTGCCATGCCCCATGTGGCATAGCAAGTCAATCAGCCTTGATGTAGGCAATGAAATGATTTTCTGCCATATTATGGCATGAAGAACTCATTCTACTTCTTCTTCGTTTCTCTTAGTCTAATGTGATTATCTCTTAAAGCTGTTAGacaaatattttgccattcgACTTTATCCTTAAAAGTCCACAAACAGAATATATATCCTTGAATTAAACTCACTGAAAACAAAAGCTATTTAAAACCCCATCGATTGACAtcaaccaaacaaacaaaagtttacatatttatttgttttacttatGTCCTTTAGTTGTTTAATGTGAAATCCTCGTGAGAGCactcgaaaattaaaaaaacacagaatatacaattaaaaattatgtttttttttttgttttaatgaaCAACTTGAGAGTCCTTTTTAAAACGTGAATCATAAAACTGTTGACATCAACTTGTTGTTGccaatttgtaaattttgttaatgtaaattgtaaaaaaaattatgtttgtatgtgtatgtgtgtgtgtgtttttttttcctttgtggtttttcattcaattcaatttcacgcgcgaataataataaatattgcaTAAATTAAGCCACATTCAGGAGtttatctttttttgttttcctttcttcttttttttgtataaatctttTGCACTTAATTATGTAaatgtttggttttttcttttctaagCTGTTGATTCGCCATGGCAAGAGGCCAGAATATTTTagttcaattttttgttttttttctacaGATTTTTCTCAATTCTCTGCCGcgtttttaatgaaaattaacaCTTACTCCACGgggaa
The nucleotide sequence above comes from Drosophila willistoni isolate 14030-0811.24 chromosome 2L unlocalized genomic scaffold, UCI_dwil_1.1 Seg72.1, whole genome shotgun sequence. Encoded proteins:
- the LOC6646079 gene encoding histidine-rich glycoprotein, with translation MHFPRGALSLLFITCMMFALTNGHPSKDKLKIRIHVPVKHHTHVHTKTVIKKVPLPIPVPVKEHHHEPKKHHSSRSSSHHHHHQHHNHPEDELDDDFEGYEYPIKAKRRTRHPFV